The Streptomyces sp. CC0208 genome window below encodes:
- a CDS encoding M4 family metallopeptidase — MSLTHRALVRRRRASALALTAVGSLLVVAAPGLAGAAPADQGHAKIAATPRAGAAQTSLTPARRTALLKSARSAAADTARRIGLGAKEKLVVKDVIADADGTTHTRYERTFAGLPVLGGDLVVHDSSGRTTVTKANTTPLSVSTLSPKITAAGATDKALTASKKDHVKRAEVENSSRQVIWAGTGKPVLAWETLVKGVQRDGTPSELQVVTDAATGKELLAAEKVHTGEGTGQYVGTVPLGTTPSGSAYQLVDPDRAGHKTYDLGQGTSGTGTLFTDDNDVWGTGLPSNRQTAGVDVAFGAAATWDFYKEAYGRNGIRNDGVAAYSRAHYGNNYVNAFWQDSCFCMTYGDGSGNTHPLTALDVAAHEMSHGVTAATAGLLYSGESGGLNEATSDIFAAAVEFHENLAADPGDYLVGEKIDINGDGTPLRYMDKPSKDGDSRDSWSSDLGSIDVHYSSGPANHFFYLLSEGSGAKTVNGVSYDSPTSDGRSVTGIGIENAAAIWYRALTTYMTSTTDYAGARTATLSAAADLFGAYSPTYLAVADSWAAINVGSRIALGVNLAPVADQTSGLNQAVSLQLDAYTTNTGATLTYEAAGLPDGLAISPTGLISGTPTTLGTGDVTVEVTDSTGASATDTFSWQIAYVYANATRVDIPDNGAAVESPVTITGRDGNASATTTVYVNIVHTYRGDLTVDLVGPNGTVYSLLNRSGGSADNVDQTFTVDASAQPLNGTWKLRVQDRASIDVGYIARWQLAP, encoded by the coding sequence TTGTCCCTCACCCACCGCGCGCTCGTGCGACGCAGACGCGCAAGTGCCCTTGCCCTTACCGCTGTTGGCTCCCTGCTCGTCGTGGCCGCCCCCGGCCTGGCCGGTGCGGCCCCGGCGGACCAGGGGCATGCGAAGATCGCTGCCACCCCCCGGGCCGGCGCGGCCCAGACCTCCCTGACCCCCGCCCGCCGTACCGCCCTGCTCAAGAGCGCCCGGTCCGCGGCGGCCGATACGGCGCGGCGCATCGGTCTCGGCGCCAAGGAGAAGCTCGTCGTCAAGGACGTCATCGCCGATGCCGACGGCACCACGCACACCCGCTACGAGCGCACCTTCGCCGGCCTGCCCGTTCTGGGCGGCGACCTCGTCGTCCACGACAGCAGCGGCCGTACGACCGTCACCAAGGCGAACACGACACCGCTCTCGGTATCCACCCTCAGCCCGAAGATCACGGCTGCCGGGGCCACCGACAAGGCGCTCACGGCCTCGAAGAAGGATCACGTCAAGCGCGCTGAGGTGGAGAACTCCTCCCGGCAGGTGATCTGGGCCGGCACCGGCAAGCCCGTGCTGGCATGGGAGACCCTGGTGAAGGGCGTCCAGAGGGACGGCACGCCCAGCGAGCTCCAGGTCGTCACCGATGCCGCCACCGGCAAGGAACTCCTGGCCGCCGAGAAGGTGCACACCGGCGAGGGCACCGGCCAGTACGTCGGCACGGTCCCGCTCGGCACCACCCCCTCCGGATCGGCGTACCAACTCGTCGACCCCGACCGCGCCGGGCACAAGACGTACGACCTGGGTCAGGGCACGTCGGGCACCGGCACCCTGTTCACCGACGACAACGATGTCTGGGGCACCGGCCTGCCGTCCAACCGCCAGACCGCGGGCGTCGACGTGGCCTTCGGAGCCGCGGCCACCTGGGACTTCTACAAGGAGGCCTACGGCCGCAACGGCATCCGCAACGACGGCGTCGCCGCCTACAGCCGCGCCCACTACGGCAACAACTACGTCAACGCCTTCTGGCAGGACTCCTGCTTCTGCATGACCTACGGCGACGGCTCGGGCAACACCCACCCGCTCACCGCGCTCGACGTGGCCGCCCACGAGATGAGCCACGGCGTCACCGCCGCCACCGCGGGCCTGCTCTACTCGGGTGAGTCCGGCGGTCTGAACGAGGCGACCTCCGACATCTTCGCCGCCGCCGTCGAGTTCCACGAGAACCTCGCGGCCGACCCCGGCGACTACCTCGTCGGCGAGAAGATAGACATCAACGGCGACGGCACGCCACTGCGGTACATGGACAAGCCCTCCAAGGACGGTGACTCCAGGGACAGTTGGAGCTCCGATCTGGGCAGCATCGACGTCCACTACTCGTCCGGCCCCGCGAACCACTTCTTCTACCTGCTCTCCGAGGGCAGCGGCGCCAAGACCGTCAACGGCGTTTCCTACGACAGCCCGACCTCCGACGGCCGGTCCGTCACCGGCATCGGCATCGAGAACGCCGCCGCCATCTGGTACCGCGCGCTGACGACGTACATGACCTCGACGACCGACTACGCCGGCGCCCGCACCGCCACCCTGTCCGCGGCCGCCGACCTGTTCGGCGCCTACAGCCCGACCTACCTCGCCGTCGCCGACTCCTGGGCGGCGATCAACGTCGGCAGCCGCATCGCCCTCGGTGTGAACCTCGCCCCGGTCGCCGACCAGACCAGCGGCCTCAACCAGGCGGTCAGCCTCCAGCTGGACGCTTACACCACCAACACCGGCGCCACCCTGACCTACGAGGCCGCCGGCCTGCCCGACGGACTGGCCATCAGCCCGACCGGTCTGATCAGCGGCACTCCGACCACCCTCGGCACCGGCGACGTCACCGTCGAGGTGACCGACAGCACCGGGGCCAGTGCCACGGACACCTTCAGCTGGCAGATCGCCTACGTCTACGCCAACGCCACCCGCGTGGACATCCCCGACAACGGGGCGGCCGTGGAGTCCCCGGTGACCATCACCGGTCGTGACGGCAACGCCTCCGCGACCACCACGGTCTACGTCAACATCGTCCACACCTACCGCGGTGACCTGACCGTCGACCTCGTCGGCCCCAACGGCACCGTCTATTCCCTGCTCAACCGCAGCGGCGGCTCCGCCGACAACGTCGACCAGACCTTTACGGTCGACGCCTCCGCACAACCGCTCAACGGCACCTGGAAGCTGCGCGTGCAGGACCGGGCGTCCATCGACGTCGGGTACATCGCGCGCTGGCAGCTGGCCCCCTGA
- a CDS encoding isochorismatase family cysteine hydrolase: MSKTALIVIDMINTYDHQDADLLLPSAREVVPVLSDLLKTARSRDVTVIYVNDNFGEWRSHHGELLQRALAGPHADLVEPVKPDRSSLFVLKARHSVFFETPLSYLLRQQDIERLVLCGQVTEQCVLYSALDAHIRHFEVVVPRDAVAHIHSDLADAALHMMERNMDARVCDSSELWD, translated from the coding sequence ATGAGCAAGACCGCGCTGATCGTCATCGACATGATCAACACGTACGACCACCAGGACGCCGACCTGCTGCTTCCCTCGGCCCGCGAGGTGGTTCCGGTTCTCTCCGACCTGCTGAAGACAGCACGGTCGAGGGACGTCACGGTGATCTACGTCAACGACAACTTCGGTGAGTGGCGCTCTCATCACGGCGAGCTGCTCCAGCGGGCTCTCGCGGGGCCGCACGCCGACCTGGTGGAACCGGTGAAACCGGACCGCTCGTCGCTGTTCGTGCTCAAAGCGCGGCACTCGGTGTTCTTCGAGACCCCGCTGTCCTACCTGCTGCGCCAGCAGGACATCGAGCGGTTGGTGCTGTGCGGCCAGGTGACGGAGCAGTGTGTGCTCTACTCCGCTCTCGACGCCCACATCCGGCACTTCGAGGTCGTCGTGCCGCGCGACGCCGTCGCCCACATTCACTCCGACCTCGCGGACGCGGCACTGCACATGATGGAGCGCAACATGGATGCCCGGGTGTGCGACAGCAGTGAGCTGTGGGACTGA
- a CDS encoding PaaI family thioesterase: protein MVALEAEEVYALAPYAKTLGVEFEEMTAAGVQARLTHDLSLSTVGGGLHGGALMGLADVCAAVCAALNGPVGAAPATVESSTHFLRPARTSVVATARPLRLGHNTVIEVDVRDEKGELCARVTQVVTAVVPKAP from the coding sequence GTGGTCGCACTTGAAGCCGAAGAGGTCTACGCGCTCGCGCCGTACGCCAAGACGCTCGGCGTCGAGTTCGAGGAGATGACGGCGGCCGGCGTCCAAGCCAGGCTGACGCACGATCTCTCCCTGTCCACGGTGGGCGGCGGCCTCCACGGAGGGGCGTTGATGGGGCTCGCCGATGTGTGCGCTGCCGTGTGCGCCGCCCTCAACGGGCCGGTCGGCGCCGCACCGGCCACCGTGGAGTCGAGCACGCATTTCCTTCGGCCCGCACGCACGAGCGTCGTTGCGACAGCCCGTCCCCTGCGGCTGGGGCACAACACCGTCATCGAGGTCGACGTGCGCGATGAGAAGGGCGAACTGTGCGCCCGGGTGACCCAAGTGGTCACCGCCGTCGTGCCGAAGGCACCCTGA
- a CDS encoding TetR/AcrR family transcriptional regulator — protein sequence MRAAKGQGGLLRSQLLDIADQLLEDGGAEALTIRAVATSAGVSPPAVYLHFASKRELVHATCLRVWSSLLSELEAVSRDIPDPVTALYEICVAYIGFGLRHPSQYRLVMTGEATEASRRNEDECFRYFRDKVAACADAGVPVTSGTETARVLCAGVHGAVSLLIHQERDTWPPDRDRYVGRAASSAVHGALLTASRTSGPSLVDVTQSR from the coding sequence GTGCGCGCCGCCAAGGGCCAGGGCGGGCTGCTCCGAAGCCAGCTGCTCGACATCGCCGATCAGCTGCTGGAGGACGGGGGCGCGGAGGCGCTGACGATTCGTGCCGTGGCAACAAGTGCGGGAGTCAGCCCGCCGGCCGTCTACCTCCACTTCGCCTCGAAGAGGGAACTCGTCCACGCGACGTGCCTGCGCGTGTGGAGCTCCCTGCTCAGCGAGTTGGAAGCAGTGTCCCGGGACATCCCGGATCCCGTGACGGCGCTGTACGAGATCTGCGTCGCGTACATCGGATTCGGACTTCGTCATCCTTCCCAGTACCGGCTCGTGATGACCGGTGAGGCCACCGAAGCCAGCCGCCGGAACGAAGACGAATGCTTCCGCTACTTCCGGGACAAGGTCGCAGCCTGCGCTGATGCCGGGGTTCCCGTGACGAGCGGGACCGAGACCGCCAGAGTGCTGTGTGCCGGCGTGCACGGGGCGGTTTCCCTGCTGATCCACCAAGAGCGTGACACATGGCCTCCGGACCGCGATCGCTACGTCGGACGGGCGGCGTCCTCTGCTGTCCACGGCGCGCTTCTCACCGCATCCCGCACGTCCGGACCCTCGCTGGTCGACGTGACGCAGTCGCGCTGA
- a CDS encoding cellulase family glycosylhydrolase has translation MKGTHHPTGRRSRGPGRVLGLLLALVTMIGVTSTAALAAPAHQGSPPTRLALAASPMDTVAAMQPSWNMGNTLDAIPDETSWGNPAATKALFDTIKSQGFRSVRIPVTWTDHQSASAPYTIDAAWMNRVKQVVDWALADGLYVVLNVHHDSWQWIATMPTDHDGVLARFKATWTQIAATFKDSPRSLLLESNNEPQFNNTTDAQGIQYNDELNTAFHSVVRQSGGNNATRLLVLPTLHTNSGQTFLDALAANMKSFNDGNLVVTVHYYGYYPFSVNVAGGTQFDATSQKDMTDHFARIRATFTSKGIPVYNGEYGLLGYPDSNHPSRIERGEALKFYEQFGYEARTARVTTALWDPGTWAYLNRTTLQWSDPALFAAIRSSWTARSGTASSDRIFLAKSSAITARTLTLNPNGRTFRGLWQGSTRLAQGKDYTVSGNQLTLTAAALTRLAGKRAYGTNATVEARYSGGLPWKIYVTTYDRPVLSDATGSTSGLTIPTQYRGDQLATMEATYADGSNAGPVNWSPYQEFNVSFSPDYSGNGLLLTSDFLNALRDNTQATLVFHFWSGATVTYRVTKNAGSVTGTVD, from the coding sequence ATGAAGGGAACGCACCACCCCACCGGTCGCCGCAGCCGCGGTCCCGGCCGCGTGCTGGGCCTCCTGCTGGCGCTGGTCACCATGATCGGGGTGACCAGCACCGCGGCCCTCGCCGCACCCGCCCACCAGGGCTCGCCCCCGACACGGCTCGCACTCGCCGCGAGCCCGATGGACACGGTGGCGGCGATGCAGCCCAGCTGGAACATGGGCAACACCCTGGACGCCATCCCCGACGAGACGTCCTGGGGCAACCCGGCGGCCACGAAGGCCCTGTTCGACACCATCAAGAGCCAGGGTTTCCGCAGCGTCCGCATCCCCGTCACCTGGACCGACCACCAGTCGGCCTCGGCTCCCTACACGATCGACGCGGCCTGGATGAACCGCGTCAAGCAGGTCGTCGACTGGGCGCTGGCCGACGGTCTGTACGTCGTGCTCAACGTCCACCACGACTCGTGGCAGTGGATCGCCACCATGCCCACCGATCACGACGGTGTGCTGGCCCGCTTCAAGGCCACCTGGACCCAGATCGCCGCCACGTTCAAGGACTCCCCGCGGTCCCTGCTCCTCGAGAGCAACAACGAGCCGCAGTTCAACAACACCACCGACGCCCAGGGCATCCAGTACAACGACGAGCTCAACACCGCGTTCCACAGCGTCGTACGCCAGTCCGGCGGCAACAACGCGACCCGGCTGCTCGTCCTGCCCACCCTGCACACGAACTCCGGCCAGACCTTCCTGGACGCCCTGGCCGCGAACATGAAGTCGTTCAACGACGGCAACCTCGTGGTCACCGTGCACTACTACGGCTACTACCCGTTCAGTGTGAACGTCGCCGGCGGCACGCAGTTCGACGCCACCTCGCAGAAGGACATGACCGATCACTTCGCCAGGATCCGCGCCACCTTCACCTCCAAGGGCATCCCCGTCTACAACGGTGAGTACGGCCTGCTGGGCTACCCCGACTCCAACCACCCCTCCCGGATCGAGCGGGGCGAGGCGCTGAAGTTCTACGAGCAGTTCGGCTACGAGGCCCGCACCGCCCGCGTCACCACGGCCCTGTGGGATCCCGGAACCTGGGCCTACCTGAACCGGACGACCCTGCAGTGGAGCGACCCGGCGCTGTTCGCCGCGATCAGGTCCAGCTGGACGGCCCGTTCGGGAACCGCCTCCTCGGACCGGATCTTCCTGGCGAAGTCGAGCGCCATCACCGCCAGGACCCTCACCCTCAACCCCAACGGCCGCACCTTCCGGGGTCTTTGGCAGGGCAGCACCCGGCTCGCCCAAGGCAAGGACTACACCGTCTCCGGCAACCAGCTCACCCTCACGGCCGCCGCCCTCACCAGACTCGCGGGCAAACGCGCCTACGGGACCAACGCGACCGTCGAGGCCCGGTACTCCGGCGGACTGCCCTGGAAGATCTACGTGACCACGTACGACAGGCCGGTGCTCTCCGACGCGACCGGCTCCACCAGCGGCCTCACGATCCCCACCCAGTACCGGGGTGACCAGCTCGCGACCATGGAGGCCACCTACGCCGACGGCTCCAACGCCGGGCCCGTCAACTGGAGCCCCTACCAGGAGTTCAACGTGTCCTTCAGCCCGGACTACTCCGGCAACGGGCTCCTGCTCACCTCCGACTTCCTCAACGCGCTCCGGGACAACACGCAGGCCACCCTCGTCTTCCACTTCTGGAGCGGCGCCACCGTGACCTACCGCGTGACCAAGAACGCCGGCTCGGTGACCGGTACCGTCGACTGA
- a CDS encoding glycoside hydrolase family 43 protein: MSDDQGAEATVSNPVIPGFHPDPSVCRVGEDYYAVCSSFEYFPGIPVFHSRDLVHWTQIGNALDRPNQLRLPLDSPSSGGIYAPTLRHHDGRFWLIVTNVSSDGNMLFTATDPAGPWSDPVHLPGVPGIDPDLAWDEDGTAWCTVAGVSQVRLDPYTGRTLGEPHKVWSGGPDAMAPEAPHLYRIGAYWYLLIAEGGTERGHAVSIARGPSPSGPFEPCPHNPVLTHRGTNRPVQNTGHADLVQAPDGSWWMMLLAVRPGGGTPGWHVLGRETFLVPVEWVDDWPVVGEVPLELPTPAWPLVPGPAEPARDDFDLGELRPQWISPRDRSPEHCTKKERSGWLTLRARGGSLDAPDTVFVGRRQQHLACEARTRVDAGQGRGGLAVRLDEEHHYEIEVFEGEVRVHARVGPLRTVLASRPVPAGPVVLGVRVSPAPPRGPRTGPDMLTFGIEEPDGTFAELGSLDGRYLSTEVAGGFTGRVIGMYASAGTVHFDWFDYAPFGL; encoded by the coding sequence GTGTCAGACGACCAGGGGGCGGAAGCCACCGTGTCCAATCCCGTGATCCCCGGCTTCCACCCCGACCCCAGCGTCTGCCGGGTGGGCGAGGACTACTACGCCGTGTGCTCCAGCTTCGAGTACTTCCCCGGCATCCCCGTCTTCCACAGCCGCGACCTGGTGCACTGGACCCAGATCGGCAACGCCCTGGACCGGCCGAACCAGCTACGGCTGCCGCTCGACTCGCCCTCCTCCGGAGGTATCTACGCGCCCACCCTGCGTCATCACGACGGCCGCTTCTGGCTGATCGTCACCAACGTCAGCAGTGACGGCAACATGCTCTTCACGGCGACCGACCCCGCGGGTCCCTGGTCCGATCCAGTACATCTGCCCGGGGTGCCCGGCATCGACCCGGACCTCGCCTGGGACGAGGACGGCACCGCCTGGTGCACGGTCGCCGGAGTCTCCCAGGTCCGTCTGGACCCGTACACCGGCAGGACGCTCGGAGAGCCGCACAAGGTCTGGTCCGGTGGCCCCGACGCGATGGCCCCTGAGGCACCGCATCTGTACCGCATCGGCGCCTACTGGTACCTGCTCATCGCCGAGGGCGGCACCGAGCGCGGCCACGCCGTCTCGATCGCCCGCGGGCCGTCCCCCTCGGGACCGTTCGAGCCCTGCCCGCACAACCCGGTCCTCACCCACCGGGGCACCAACCGGCCCGTCCAGAACACCGGTCACGCCGATCTCGTCCAGGCTCCCGACGGCTCGTGGTGGATGATGCTGCTGGCCGTGCGGCCGGGGGGCGGCACACCGGGCTGGCACGTGCTGGGCCGCGAGACCTTCCTGGTGCCGGTGGAGTGGGTGGACGACTGGCCGGTCGTGGGCGAGGTGCCGCTCGAACTGCCCACGCCTGCCTGGCCGTTGGTCCCCGGACCGGCCGAGCCCGCGCGGGACGACTTCGACCTCGGCGAACTGCGCCCGCAGTGGATCTCCCCGCGTGACCGCTCCCCCGAGCACTGCACGAAGAAGGAACGCTCCGGCTGGCTGACCCTGCGTGCCCGCGGCGGCTCCCTGGACGCGCCGGACACCGTGTTCGTCGGCCGTCGGCAGCAGCACCTGGCCTGCGAGGCACGCACCCGGGTCGACGCGGGCCAGGGGCGCGGCGGGCTCGCCGTCCGCCTGGACGAGGAGCACCACTACGAGATCGAGGTGTTCGAGGGTGAGGTGCGGGTGCATGCCCGCGTCGGGCCCCTGCGCACCGTCCTGGCCTCCCGGCCGGTACCTGCCGGCCCCGTGGTGCTCGGCGTCCGTGTCTCCCCCGCGCCGCCCCGGGGCCCCCGCACCGGGCCAGACATGCTCACCTTCGGCATCGAGGAGCCGGACGGCACCTTCGCCGAGCTGGGCTCCCTCGACGGCCGTTACCTGTCGACCGAGGTGGCCGGCGGTTTCACCGGCCGGGTCATCGGCATGTACGCCTCCGCCGGCACCGTGCACTTCGACTGGTTCGACTACGCACCCTTCGGCCTCTGA
- a CDS encoding ricin-type beta-trefoil lectin domain protein, whose protein sequence is MALVAALLLVLTTAGTSFSSGLRAPAAASAGCGKAPTLTSGNHTIQSGGQNRSYILRVPAGYDSNHPYRLVFGFHWRGGTANDVDSGGTDGYNWSYYGLRRLADNANNSTIFVAPQGNGNGWANPGGQDVAFVDAMVNQIESGLCVDTTQLFSAGFSYGGAMSYALACSRATVFRAVAVYSGANLSGCNGGNQPIAYMGLHGLRDNVLPIQSGRDLRDTFVRTNGCTPQNPPEPANGSLTHIITTYSGCRSGYPVVWAAFDGAGHDPGPIDGSTGDGWRTWTSAAVWQFFTQFGSNQPPPPQSGNQQIIGQQSGRCLDINNSTTANGTQAQLWDCNGGSNQRWTYSAGKQLVVYGNKCLGVGQGAGNGTPAAIWDCSGQADQQWNVNPDGTITAAQSGLCLDANGQATANGTKVQLWSCSGGANQHWRLQN, encoded by the coding sequence ATGGCCCTCGTGGCCGCGCTACTTCTCGTCCTGACCACTGCGGGCACCTCGTTCAGCAGCGGCCTCAGGGCACCCGCCGCGGCGAGCGCCGGCTGCGGCAAGGCGCCGACGCTGACCAGCGGCAACCACACGATCCAGAGCGGCGGCCAGAACCGCAGTTACATCCTGCGGGTCCCGGCCGGCTACGACAGCAACCACCCCTACCGGCTGGTCTTCGGCTTCCACTGGCGGGGCGGCACCGCGAACGACGTCGACTCGGGCGGCACGGACGGCTACAACTGGTCCTACTACGGCCTCAGGCGCCTGGCGGACAACGCGAACAACAGCACGATCTTCGTCGCCCCCCAGGGCAACGGCAACGGCTGGGCCAACCCCGGAGGCCAGGACGTGGCCTTCGTCGACGCGATGGTCAACCAGATCGAATCGGGCCTGTGCGTCGACACCACCCAGCTGTTCTCCGCGGGCTTCAGCTACGGCGGCGCGATGTCGTACGCCCTCGCCTGCTCCCGGGCGACGGTCTTCCGCGCGGTCGCGGTCTACTCCGGCGCGAACCTCAGCGGGTGCAACGGCGGCAACCAGCCCATCGCCTACATGGGACTGCACGGCCTCAGGGACAACGTGCTGCCCATCCAGTCGGGACGAGACCTGCGTGACACCTTCGTCCGGACGAACGGCTGCACCCCGCAGAACCCGCCCGAGCCGGCCAACGGCAGCCTGACGCACATCATCACCACCTACTCAGGATGCAGGTCCGGATACCCGGTCGTCTGGGCCGCGTTCGACGGAGCGGGCCACGACCCCGGTCCCATCGACGGTTCCACCGGTGACGGCTGGCGCACCTGGACGTCGGCGGCGGTGTGGCAGTTCTTCACCCAGTTCGGCTCGAACCAGCCGCCGCCCCCGCAGTCCGGCAACCAGCAGATCATCGGCCAGCAGTCGGGGCGCTGCCTCGACATCAACAACTCGACCACGGCCAACGGTACGCAGGCACAGCTGTGGGACTGCAACGGCGGCTCCAACCAGCGGTGGACCTACTCCGCCGGAAAGCAGCTGGTGGTCTACGGCAACAAGTGCCTGGGCGTCGGCCAGGGGGCGGGCAACGGTACCCCGGCGGCGATCTGGGACTGCAGCGGACAGGCGGACCAGCAATGGAACGTCAACCCCGACGGCACGATCACGGCAGCGCAGTCGGGGCTCTGCCTGGACGCCAACGGCCAGGCGACCGCCAACGGGACGAAGGTCCAGCTGTGGAGTTGCTCGGGCGGCGCCAACCAGCACTGGCGCCTGCAGAACTGA
- a CDS encoding alpha-galactosidase, whose translation MTSAPQTLRWGHQALEVEIGVDEDGTPRLTRIGLPGGTRPERRNWPPLPLVEVTAAGHGRAWSGGRLIDTSLGGRLRYRAHHVGHDGDWHVLRVELHDPETGLVAEVTYRSPDGVPVLRSEVALRNDGEATLYLESVSSLVVGCLADGPQAIDDADLLWAENDWVAECRWQRRPMRVTSPVLADRVVFDNGKGEFTQTGRGVWSSCGRLPMGGLTDRRLGRAWVWQIEHNGGGWHWECGERDTLAYLALYGPNDTHHGWRHPLEAGARFTTVPVALAFSDDGGPDEAFAALTRYRRAARRPHTDQERLPVIFNDYMNCLMGDPTTEKLLPLIDAAAEAGAEYFVIDAGWYDGEKGGWWDSVGAWEPAASRFPGERGIHEVLDRIRERGMVPGLWLEPEVIGVRSPMAKSLPDEAFFRRDGVRVTETGRHHLDLRHPAGRAHLDRVVDRLVGEWGVGYLKLDHNIDPGSGTSAHPGETPGAGLLGHNRAHLDWLDGILDRYPHLVVENCSSGGMRWDHALLSRLQLQSTSDQQNLQLYAPIAASAPTAVTPEQGAVWAYPQPEDSLDEVAFTLANALLGRIHLSGPLPDLRPEARALVHEAVATYKLIRADLAHAVPSWPLGLPAWDDPWIALALHTPDTTYLTVWRRPGTEPTTALPLPRLRGRADRVEVLHPTVSRADIDWNPDTADLTLTLPTAPSAVLLRLDHTAETR comes from the coding sequence ATGACCAGCGCACCGCAGACCCTCCGGTGGGGCCATCAGGCCCTTGAGGTGGAAATCGGCGTCGACGAGGACGGCACCCCCCGGCTCACGCGGATCGGCCTGCCTGGCGGCACGCGGCCCGAGCGCCGGAACTGGCCGCCGCTGCCGCTGGTGGAGGTGACGGCCGCGGGCCACGGCCGCGCCTGGTCGGGCGGGCGCCTGATCGACACGTCGCTCGGCGGACGGCTGCGCTACCGCGCCCACCACGTCGGCCACGACGGTGACTGGCACGTGCTCCGCGTCGAACTCCACGACCCCGAGACCGGTCTCGTCGCCGAGGTCACCTACCGCTCACCGGACGGCGTGCCCGTGCTGCGCTCCGAGGTGGCCCTGCGCAACGACGGCGAGGCGACCCTGTACCTGGAGTCGGTCTCCTCCCTCGTCGTGGGCTGTCTCGCCGACGGCCCGCAGGCCATCGACGACGCCGACCTGCTGTGGGCCGAGAACGACTGGGTCGCCGAGTGCCGCTGGCAGCGTCGGCCGATGCGCGTGACCTCTCCGGTCCTCGCCGATCGTGTCGTCTTCGACAACGGCAAGGGCGAGTTCACCCAGACCGGTCGGGGCGTGTGGTCCAGCTGCGGCCGGCTGCCCATGGGCGGCCTGACGGACCGTCGTCTCGGCCGTGCCTGGGTGTGGCAGATCGAGCACAACGGCGGCGGCTGGCACTGGGAGTGCGGTGAGCGGGACACGCTCGCGTACCTGGCCCTGTACGGCCCGAACGACACCCACCACGGCTGGCGGCATCCCCTGGAGGCGGGCGCACGGTTCACCACCGTGCCCGTGGCCCTCGCCTTCAGCGACGACGGCGGCCCCGACGAGGCGTTCGCCGCGCTCACTCGCTACCGCCGCGCCGCCCGCCGTCCACACACCGACCAAGAGCGGCTCCCCGTCATCTTCAACGACTACATGAACTGCTTGATGGGCGACCCCACCACGGAGAAACTGCTTCCGCTGATCGACGCGGCGGCCGAGGCGGGCGCGGAGTACTTCGTCATCGACGCCGGCTGGTACGACGGCGAGAAGGGCGGCTGGTGGGACAGCGTGGGCGCCTGGGAGCCGGCGGCCTCGCGCTTCCCCGGCGAGCGCGGAATCCACGAGGTCCTCGACCGCATCCGCGAGCGCGGCATGGTGCCCGGCCTGTGGCTGGAGCCGGAGGTGATCGGCGTCCGCAGCCCCATGGCCAAGTCCCTGCCCGACGAGGCGTTCTTCCGCCGCGACGGCGTCCGCGTCACGGAGACCGGCCGCCACCATCTGGACCTGCGCCACCCCGCCGGCCGAGCCCACCTGGACCGGGTCGTGGACCGCCTGGTCGGCGAGTGGGGCGTCGGCTATCTCAAACTCGACCACAACATCGACCCCGGCTCCGGCACCAGCGCCCACCCGGGCGAGACCCCCGGCGCGGGTCTGCTCGGCCACAACCGCGCCCACCTCGACTGGCTCGACGGCATCCTCGACCGTTACCCGCACCTGGTCGTGGAGAACTGCTCCTCCGGCGGGATGCGCTGGGACCACGCCCTGCTGTCCCGGCTCCAGCTCCAGTCCACCAGCGACCAGCAGAACCTCCAGCTGTACGCGCCCATCGCCGCGTCCGCGCCCACCGCTGTCACGCCCGAACAAGGAGCCGTCTGGGCCTACCCGCAGCCGGAGGACTCCCTCGACGAGGTAGCCTTCACCCTGGCCAACGCCCTCCTGGGCCGGATCCATCTCTCCGGTCCGCTGCCGGACCTGCGCCCCGAAGCCCGGGCCCTGGTCCACGAGGCCGTCGCCACGTACAAGCTCATCCGCGCCGACCTCGCGCACGCCGTCCCGTCCTGGCCGCTCGGCCTTCCGGCCTGGGACGACCCCTGGATCGCCCTGGCCCTGCACACCCCCGACACCACCTACCTCACCGTCTGGCGCCGCCCCGGCACCGAACCCACCACCGCACTCCCCCTGCCCCGCCTGCGCGGCCGCGCGGACCGCGTCGAGGTGCTCCACCCCACCGTGAGCCGGGCCGATATCGACTGGAACCCCGACACCGCCGACCTCACGCTGACGCTGCCCACGGCGCCGTCCGCGGTGCTGCTCCGCCTCGATCACACGGCAGAAACCCGCTGA